CTGGGCAGCGAGTTCAACCCCTCCTCCAACCGCTATCGCCTGAAATATGTGAAGGACGGCAAGGTGGTATGGGTTGATGCGGACGGTCGCACGGGCGATATAATCGGCTGGGCGCGCTGAACGGCGCCATAAGAGCAACAGAAAAGAAACGGAGCCATATGCGTCTGCTGATCGTCGAAGATGAACCCAGCCTGGGGCAGCAGCTCCGCAACACGCTGGAAGGCGCGGGCTATGCCGTGGACCTTGCCGACGATGGCGAGGACGGGCATTTCCTCGGCTCCACGGAAAATTACGACGCGGTGGTATTGGACCTTGGCCTGCCGACCATTGACGGACTGACCGTGCTGGACCGTTGGCGCAAGGAAGGGCGCGGCTTTCCCGTGCTGGTGCTGACGGCGCGCGACAGCTGGTCGGACAAGGTGGCCGGGCTGGACGCGGGTGCCGACGATTATCTCGCCAAGCCGTTTCAGAGCGAGGAATTGATCGCCCGCCTGCGCGCGCTCATTCGCCGGGCATCGGGCAACGCGTCGAGCGAACTGATCGCGGGCGACGTGCGGCTGGACACGCGGTCGGGCAAGGTGACGCTGAAGGGCGAGCCGGTGAAGCTGACGGCACAGGAATATAAGCTGCTGTCCTATCTGCTCCATCACAAGGGCAAGGTGGTGAGCCGCACCGAACTGATCGAGCATATCTACGATCAGGATTTCGACCGCGATTCCAATACCATCGAAGTGTTCGTGACGCGCATCCGCAAGAAGCTGGGCGCGGACGTCATCACGACGATTCGCGGCCTGGGCTACAGTCTCGACGAACCGGGGCGATAATCGGGGCCGAGGTTCCGGCGCCCCGCGATGACCGATCCCCATTCTCCTTCCCAGGTTCGCTCCACAGGGTCGCTCAGCCGCCGCATGATCGGCATTGCGGCGCTGTGGATCAGCCTGCTGCTGCTGGGTGGCGGGCTGGCGCTCGACCGGGTGCTGACGAACGCGATCACGCGCAATTTCGACGACGGGATGAACTATGTCCTGACCGCCATGATCGCATCGGCGGAAATCGGGCCGGATGGCGAGGTACTGTTCAATCGCGAACCCGCCGACCAGCGCTTTCTGGAGCCCAATAGCGGCATTTATTACCAGATCAGCGGTCAGGGGCATGAGGACTGGCGGTCGCGCTCGCTCTGGGACCGGGCGCTGAAGGTCAATCCGAACCATCAGGACGACGCCCCCCACATCTACGACAGCAACCAGTTCCCCGGCGAGGACCTGCGCGTCATGGAGCGCAGCATCATCCTGCCGGGATCGAAAACGCGCTGGATGTTCATGGTGGCGCAGGCGCGCGAAGGGCTGGACGCGCAGATCAAGACGCTGCGATCGACCCTGTTCGAAAGCTTCGCCTTGCTGGCTTTGGGGCTGATCGTGCTGGCGACGCTCCAGACCATCTATGGCCTGCGCCCCCTGCGCAAGGTACGGCATGAGATTGTGCGGATGCGGGCGGGCGAGAAGAACCGCGTGACCGAGCCGATGCCCGCCGAAGTGCTGCCCATGGTCGAGGAACTGAACGCCCTGCTCGCCCATAATGAGCGGCAGGCGGAGGAAGCGCGGACCCATGCCGGAAACCTCGCCCATGCGCTGAAGACGCCGCTGACCGTCATCATGAACGCCGCGACGGCGCAGTCGCCGGATCTGGGCGACACGGTGATCCGCGAGGCGACGACGATGCGGCGGCAGGTGGATCATCACCTCGCTCGCGCTCGCGCCGTCGGGCGGCGCGGCGCGGCGCAAAGCCGGGCGGAGGTCTGGCCCAGCCTGGATGCGGTCGAGCGCGCGGTGCAGCGGCTTTATCCCGACGTGCGGATCGACATGGACGGCGTCAAGGACGCCGCCGTCCGGGTCGAGCGGCAGGATCTAGACGAAATGCTGGGCAATCTGGTTGAAAATGCCGCCAAATACGGCGGCGGCAGCGTGTTCGCGACAGTCGGGCGCAAGGGCGCGATGATCGAGATACTGGTCGAGGATGACGGCATGGGCATAGCCGAAGCGGATCGCACGCGCATTTTCGACCGGGGCGTACGGCTCGATTCGGGGAAGCCCGGCACGGGGCTTGGCCTCGCCATCGTGCGGGATGTCGCGGAAATCTACGGCGGGTCGGTGGGGCTGGAGGAGAGCGAGGATCTGGGCGGGGTGCTGGTGCGGTTGCGATTGCCGACGGCCTGATGCGGCATTTCTACCTGTTCTCCGGCTTTCTCTCCCTCGGCCTGGGTGCGATCGGCGCGTTTCTGCCGCTGCTGCCGACCGTGCCATTCGTGATCCTGGCCGCCTTCTGCTTTGCGCGCTCCAGCCCGGCGATGGAGGCGCGACTGTTGGAGCATCGCCATTTCGGGCCGCATATACGGCGCTGGCGGGAAAGCGGCGCGATCAGCCGGAGAGGCAAGAAAGCTGCGCTGGCCGCCTTTGCGTTCAGCGCGGTGCTGGCGCTGATCTTCTCGCCCTTGCCCTGGTGCCTGATCCCTATTGCCGCCGCGCTGATCGGCGGGACGTGGATATGGACCCGACCGGAAGCGTAAATCCCCTCCCCACACCTTCCCCATGGGGAGAAGGAGGAGATCAGTTCATCGCAAGGATCATGTTCCGCACCTGCGGATAGACCTGCTTTTCCCATTTGCTGCCGGAAAACACGCCATAATGGCCGACGCCGGGCTGGAGATGATGACGCTTGAGATGCGGGCGCAGGCTGGTGCAAAGCGCATGGGCGGCAGCGGTCTGACCAACGGCGCAGACATCATCCTTCTCACCTTCGACGGTCAGCAGCGCGGTGCTGCGGATCGCGCCCGGATTGACCTTCCGCCCGCGATAGGTGAGTTCGCCCTTTGCCAGCAGGGTGCGCTGGAACACCTTGTCCACCGTCTCAAGGTAGAATTCAGCCGTCATGTCGAGGACCGCGAAATATTCCTCATAGAAGGTCTTGATCTTGTCGGCCTCAACCTGCTTGCCGTCGGCCAGAAGCTGATAGAGTTCACGATGCGCCGCGCCGTGGCGGTCCATGTTCATCGACATGAAGGCCGAAAGCTGGAGGAAGCCCGGATAAACCCGCCGTCCCCGGCCCGCATAGCGCATCGGCACCATGCTGATCAGATTGTCCTCGAACCATTTCAGCGATTGTTCATTGGCCAGTTCATTGACGACCGTGGGGGCCGCCCGCGTGTCGATCGGGCCGCCCATCAGCGTCATGGAGCGCGGCGTCGCAGGGTCCTTATCCTCCGACATCAGCGAAACGGCCGCCATGGCGGGCACGCAGGGCTGACATACAGAGACAAGGTGCGATCCCGGCCCCAATTCCTGCATGAAGGCGATGATATAGTCGACATAATCGTCGAACCCGAAACGACCGGCGCTGAGCGGCACATCTCGCGCATTCTTCCAGTCGGTGATATAGACGTCATGGTCGCGCAGCAGCGTCTGGACCGTGTTGCGCAGCAAGGTCGCGAAATGGCCGGACATCGGCGCCACCACCAATATCTTGGGCTGGGCGGTTTCGACATCGTCCTTGGCAAAATGCAGCAGATTGCCGAAGGGCATGTCGAGCACCACCTCCTCGCGCACCGGCGCCAGCGCGTTGCCGGTTTCGACGGGGCGAATCGCATAGGCAGGACGATGATGGGTCAGCTTCGCACCCTGGAACACGTCCATCAGGGCGAACATGCGACGGGGCATGGCCCAATTCGCCATCGGGCCGATTTTATCCCTGTAGGACAAGGCGATCTGCGCGCCGAAACGCGCGGGGGCCAGCATGTCATTCCAGGCCTGGTAGCCGCTGTACAGCATCATCATCTATTTAAACGCACCTTGATCTCTGTCGGTGCCGATTCGGCCCGTTGTACGGTCGTTATACAGCTTTTCTATATTGCACCGCATCATGATTGATGGAAAAGTAAGACGAAGCGGGAGGATTGCCATGACCGTCGCGGAATTGACCATTTCCAGCAAGACTTATTCCTCTTGGTCCCTGCGGGGATGGCTGTTGTGCCGCCTCGCGGGATTGCAGGTGTCCGAAAAGACGATCGCGCTCGACGATCCGGAAAACCGGGCGGAATTGCTGCTTTTGTCGCCGTCGGTACTGGTGCCGCGCCTGACCCATGAGGGCGCAAGCGTCTGGGATACGCTCGCAATCGCGGAATATCTGCACGAACTTTATCCCCATGTCGGGCTTTATCCGGAAGATCGCATCGTCCGCGCCCATTGCCGGTCGGTATCGGGGGAAATCCATTCGGGTTTCATCAACCTGCGTTCCGCCTTGCCGATGAACCTGAAGGTCCGGCACGAGAAATTCCCGGTTTTCTCCGGCGCCAAGCCCGACATCGAGCGAATCGAGGAAATCTGGACCGAATGTCTGGACGCCTATGGCGGGCCCTGGCTGTTCGGGGAAAGGCCGACCGTCGCGGACGCGATGTTCGCTCCGGTGGCGCAGCGTTTCCTGACCTATGCGGTGCCCCTGTCCGCCAAATCGGCCGCTTATTGCAATTTCAGCAATGACTGGAACCTGATGCGCGAGTGGATCGACGCCGCGCGAAAGGAAAAGGACGAGGTCGAGGAACTGGAAGTCGAGTTTTAAACGTCCAGCCCTGACAGCCATTCTCCGATCATGGCTCGTCCCGCCGCGACGGCGCCGGGGCCATGGTCGACATGATCCTGCCGCAGGGCAATGCCGCATTGCCGGGCGATGTCGAGATCGGCCCAGAAATGGGTCAGCCAATCCTCGAAACGCGGGTCCTCACCCATTTCCGCATGGAATTGCAGCGCCAGCAGATTGCGGCCGCGGCGGAAAGCCTGATGCGCATAGCTGGTCGTTGACGCCAGCAGATCGACCCCGGCGGGCAAGTCGAAAGTGTCGCTATGCCAGTGCAGCACAGGCACGCCGTCAAGATGACGCAGCGGCGAGTCGGCCCCTGCCCCGTTCAGCGTGACCGGCGCAAAGCCCAGTTCCATCCGACCGCCGGGATAGACGCGGGCGCCGAGCGCCGCCGCGATCATCTGACTGCCCAGACACACGCCCAATGTAGGCAGGTCCTGCTCCAGCCGGGCGGCCAGCTTTTCGATCTGGTGGGGAATCCAGGGATGGATGTCCTGTTCATAGACGCCCATCGGACCGCCCATCATGATGAGCAGGTCGGGCGTGCACAGGTCGGCATCAAGGAAATCGGAGCTGGCGACATCAATCCGTTCGATCTCATAGCCTGCGGCCTCGATCGGCTGGAGATACCCCGCCGCTCCTTCACGCGGCACATGACGGACGATAAGCGCTTTTTTCATCTCTGCTGTGTGGCTAGCCAAATGACGGGCCGGCCGCCACCCCAGCCTTTCTTGAGACGGCAATATTCCTGCTATTGCCGGGTGCGTTTCAACCGGGCGATCCGCGCCAGTGCAACAGTGCCGATGCCCAGCCAGATGATGTTGAGGACCATCGACGGAATCGCCCCGTGCCACCAGGTATTGAGGATGAACAGCGCAGAACCCAGCGCGTTCATCCATTGGAACAGCGCCGATTTGCCCGATACCCGGCCGCTGGACACAAGCATATAGGCGCCCAGCACCAATATCGCGCCAAGCCATCCCGCCGCTTCTATCAGGATCGCCAATCCGTCCCCCAAAGAAAAAGGGCCGCCTCCGGAGGGGAGACGGCCCTTATTTCCTAACTCAGCGCGTCAGCCGATCAAGCGGCCAGCTTGCGCAGCACATATTGGAGGATGCCGCCGTTCAGGAAATAATCCAGTTCGTTGACGGTATCGATGCGGCAGAGCGCGGTGAAGGTGAAGGTCGAGCCATCGGCGCGCTTCACGATCACGTCCACGTCCTGACGGGGCTTGAGGCCCGAGACATTCTGGATCGTGAAGGTTTCGTCACCCGTCAGGCCCAGCGTGTCCTTGTTCTGGCCGTCCTTGAACTGGAGCGGCAATACGCCCATGCCAACCAGGTTCGAACGGTGGATACGCTCGAAGCTTTCAACGATCACGGCGCGAACGCCGAGCAGGTTGGTGCCCTTCGCCGCCCAGTCGCGCGACGAGCCGGTGCCATATTCCTTGCCGCCGATGACGACCAGCGCGGTGCCGTCCGCCTTGTGCTTCATCGCCGCGTCGTAGATCGGCATCACTTCGCCGTCATAGCGGGTCATGCCGCCTTCGACGCCGTCCAGCATCAGATTCTTGATGCGGATGTTGGCGAAGGTGCCGCGCATCATGACTTCGTGATGGCCACGGCGCGCGCCGTAGCTGTTGAAGTCTGCCTGCGCGACCTGATGCTCGCTCAGCCACTTGCCCGCGGGCGAGGTCGCCTTGATCGAACCGGCCGGCGAGATGTGGTCGGTCGTGATCGAGTCGCCGAAGATGGCGAGCGGCTTGGCTTCGACGATGTCGGTGACCGGCTTCGGGGTCATGGTCAGACCCTCGAAATAGGGCGGGTTGGCGACATAGGTCGAACCGGCGCGCCATGCATAAGTGTCCGAACCCGTGACGTCGATCGCCTGCCAGTGCGCGTCGCCCTTGTAGACATTGGCGTAGCGGGCCTGGAACATCGGACGATCCATGCAGCCAGCCATGGTGGTGGCGACTTCGTCATTGGTCGGCCAGATGTCCTTCAGGAACACGTCCTGACCGTCCTTGCCGGTGCCGATCGGGGTGGTGATGAAGTCCTCGACCACCGTGCCCTTCAGAGCATAGGCAACGACCAGCGGCGGCGAAGCGAGGAAGTTGGCGCGCACGTCAGGCGACACACGGCCTTCGAAGTTGCGGTTGCCCGAGATAACGGCAGCGGCGACGAGGCCGTTTTCGTTGATCGCCTTGCTGATCGGCTCGGCCAGCGGGCCGGAGTTGCCGATGCAGGTGGTGCAGCCATAGCCGACCAGGTTGAAGCCGACCGCGTCGAGGTGCGACTGAAGACCGGCCTTTTCCAGATAGTCGGTGACGACCTGCGAACCGGGAGCGAGCGAGGTCTTGACCCAGGGCTTGGGCTTCAGGCCCAACTCGTTCGCCTTCTTGGCGACGAGGCCGGCGGCGACCAGAACGCCGGGGTTCGACGTGTTGGTGCAGCTGGTGATCGCGGCGATGGTGACGTCGCCGTCGCCAATGTCGAAATCCTTGCCCTCAACCGGAACGCGCTGCTGCGCCTTCTTGTAGACATTCGCCATGTCGGCGTTGAACACGTCATCGACTTCCGGCAGCGCGACGCGGTCCTGCGGACGCTTGGGACCGGCGAGGCTGGGGACGACGGTGGCGAGGTCCAGTTCCAGCGTGTCGGTGAAGACCGGCTCGATGGAGGGATCGATCCAGAAGCCCTGCTCCTTGGCATAGGCTTCGACCAGCGCGATATTCTCGTCGGTGCGGCCGGTCAGGCGCATATAATCCAGCGTCTTGTCGTCAATGCCGAAGAAGCCGCAGGTCGCGCCATATTCCGGCGCCATGTTGGCGAGCGTCGCGCGGTCGGCCAGCGACAGCGAGGCAAGGCCGGGGCCGAAATATTCGACGAAGCGGCCAACCACGCCCTTCTGGCGCAGCATGGCGGTGCAGGTGAGGACGAGGTCAGTGGCGGTCACGCCTTCCTTCAATTCACCAACCAGCTTGAAGCCGACGACTTCGGGGATGAGCATGGAGACGGGCTGACCCAGCATCGCCGCTTCGGCTTCGATGCCGCCCACGCCCCAGCCCAGAACGCCCAGGCCGTTGATCATGGTGGTGTGGCTGTCGGTGCCGACGCAGGTGTCGGGATAGGCGACGGTAACGCCGTCAGGACCTTCGCTCGACCACACGGCCTGCGCGATATTTTCCAGGTTCACCTGATGGCAGATGCCGGTGCCCGGCGGCACGGCGTAGAAGTTGGCGAGCGACTTGCTACCCCACTTCAGGAAGTCGTAGCGCTCCATATTGCGCTGATATTCGATTTCCACATTCTGCTCGAACGCCTTGGGCGTGCCGAATTCGTCGACCATGACCGAGTGGTCGATGACGAGGTGGACGGGAACCTGCGGGTTGATCTTGCTGGCGTCGGCGCCCAGCGCGGTCATCGCGTCGCGCATGGCGGCGAGGTCGACGACGCAGGGCACGCCGGTGAAGTCCTGCATCAGCACGCGGGCGGGACGATACTGGATCTCGCGCTCGGCCTTGCCCTTGTCATTCTGCCAGTCGACGATCGCCTTCACGTCGTCGGTGGTGACGGTGACGCCATCCTCGAAGCGGAGCAGGTTTTCCAGCAGCACCTTCATCGAGAAAGGCAGACGGCTGACGTCGCCAAGCTTGGCCGCGGCCTTCTTCAGCGAATAATAGGCAATGTCCTTGCCGCCGACCTTCAAAAGGTCGCGCGTGCCAAGAGTGTCCTGTCCGATGGCGGTCATGAGTCGTGCGTCTCCTCGCAGTTGCCCCGACCATGCGGAGGCAGGATGACGCAGTTCCACCAGAGGCTCGCCGGACGGCGAAAAAACTACCGGACGGCAAGGTGGCGGGATGCGCCCCAACTCATGGCCGAAGCGGATATGTCCCGATGCGCGCCGCCATAGCGCTTGCGTGCCCCAAGTCAAATGCGAAGGCGCGAAAATGGGACATTTCTTGGAATCTTTCTTGTAGACGCACTCGTTCCACGCGGGATACATTGGGTGGCAGCCGCGTTCTGGTTCAAGGAGCGGGCTGCACAGAGATGAAAATGGGTCGCTCGCTCTGACTGTCGTCGTTGCATCAATGCAGGCGTGATCGGGTTTCGTGCACTTTCGCGCCGATTCCGAGAATATATGTCTGAGGAGGAAGAGACGATGCGCCCAGTTTCCAGCCTCGCCACCGGCAAATCTTTTGACCCGGCTTTAAGGGGTTACATCATTCATTATCATCCGGGGGAAGCCAATCATTGCCCCAGCTGCGGCCGCAGCCAGTGGATGGTCGGTCGCCTGATGGCGGAATGCGCTTATTGCGAAACCGCGCTTCCGCTTGAAAATAATCGGGGTTTCGGGTCCTGCGCCCGCTTTGTGCACACACATGACGCCATGACGTCCTATGACGCGCGCGAGTCGTTCAATCCGTGATCGAAACACGGCCCTGACGAATGCAAGGCCGCAGCCCGGTCAGGCAGCGGCCACCCCTTCGACCTCCACTATGCCGTTCCCGGCATAAAATCCCTGCACCCGCACCCGCTTTTCGACATGGTCGACGGGCACGCGCAGCAGCACCAATCGATAGGCGCCGCCCAGATCGCGCTGAAGCAGGAACCCGGCCTCATCGCGTATCAGCCGGCCGGTTTCGTCCACTCTGGCGCCAATCTCCATCATATCCCGTCAATCTATCGCTTGCTTGATTCCCTTGCCGGCCAATAGCCCCAGAAGGAGGAAGATGACAGGGCGACGGGTTCCGGTTTTCAAAGGATATGCGCCATGATGGCATGTGGCCCATCCTGCAAAGTTGCAATGTCCAGCGTGGAGCATCGCGCAAACTTTCTAAAACCAGAAACGCACGCCCGTCACCAGACTGGCGGCTGATGCCCGCTCTCCCCCGGCGCGGGCATAGCGGGCGGTTTCGCCCAACTTGCGTTCCCAGTTGACGCCGACATAGGGCGCGAATTCGCGGGCAAATTCATAGCGAAGACGCAGCCCCAGCTCGATATCGGAGAAGCCCGAACCGATACCCAGTTCCGGCACACGCTGCGCCGCGATATTCACCTCCGCCGCCGGTTGCAGGATCAGGCGCTGGGTGATGCGCTGGTCATAGCTGCCCTCCAGCCGCAGATGCGCGTCGCCCTTGTTGGAGAGGAAGGCCTGCGCACCGACATTGAACCAGTAGGGCGCAAGACCCTCAATCCCCACGACCGCATAGCTGCGTTGCGGATCGGGGCGGATGTCGTGGCGCACGCCCGCCTGCAGATTGAACCACGGATCGATGGCCCGGCTGTAGAGCGCCTGCACCTCCGCGCTTTCCAACCCGCCGCCGATCTTACCCTCGCCCTCGGTCCTGAAGGCGAAGCGGTTGATATCGCCGCCGATCCAGCCCTCCCCCTCCCAATGATAGCCATCCGCCCCCTTGCCCAGACGATATTCCAGCCGGTCGAGCATGAGTTGGGAGAAGATCATGCCACCGCTTTCCTTGAGCATGGCGGCGCGGGCACGGGCCATGTCCGCAGCGTCGTAAAAGGCGTCGGCGGCATGGTCCCCCGGCGGCGTGGGTGCCGCGTTTTGAGGAGCGCCGCCATCGGCCACGGATTCGCCATGCCCGGCATGGGAATGGTCCATCGCGCCATGATCCATCTGGCCATGGTCCTGCGCCAGCGCAGGCGCCGAAACGGAAGCGAGCAACAACGCGGCCGAGATCAGCGCCTTCACGCCGCCTCCTCCTCATGCCGGACCGTCACCACCCGCATCATCCCCGCATGCATGTGCATCAGCATATGGCAGTGAAACGCCCAGTCCCCCAGCGCATCGGCTGTCAGGTCGAAGCTGACCTTCCCGCCCGGCAGCACGTTCACCGTATGCTTGCGCGGGGCATGCGCGCCCGCGCCCGTCACCAGCTCGAAGAAATGGCCGTGCAGGTGGATCGGATGCGGCATCATCGTATCGTTGATGAGGTTCACCCGCACCCGCTCCATATGGCGGAAAGGGATCGGTTCAGCCCCGTCCGACAGCTTCACCCCGTCGAAGGACCACATATAGCGCTCCATGTTCGCGGTCAGGTGAATGTCCAGCATACGCGTCGGCGCGCGACTATCCGGGTTGGGTTCAAGCGCCCTGAGATCGGCATAGGTCAGCACCCGATGATCGACCTGCTCCAATCCGGTGGGCCGGTCCGCAGTCCGATCCACCGGCATGGGCGACAATGTCGCCACTCCCGGCCCCATCTTCACCTGCGGAGCGACCGACCTGTCGCGCATCTTCATCGAATGGCCGGCCATGCTGTCATTGGCGGGCTGGCTGAGATCCAGCACGCCGCCCTGCCCCATGTCCATTCCGGACATGTCCATGCCCATGTCCTTCATGCCCAGCAGCGGCCGGTCCCGCACGGCAGGCACGTCCGCCACCATCCCCATGCGCGGCGCCAGCGTGGCCCGCACCAGCCCGGATCGATCGATCGCCTCCGCAATCAGCCCATAGGGGCGTGGCTCGGTCGGCTGGACCACCACATCATAGGTTTCCGCGATGCCAATCTGGAACTCGTCGGTTTCGACCGGCTGCACATGCTGGCCGTCGCACTGCACCACCGTCATCGCCAGACCGGGCAACCGCACATTGAAATTGGTCATGGCCGACGCATTGACGATGCGCAGACGCACCCGTTCACCCGGTGTGAACAGCCCGGTCCAGTTCTCCGCCGTCCCATGCCCATTCACCAGAAAACTGTAGGTCGACCCCGTGACGTCCGAAATATCGGTCGGGTCCATCCGCATCGCGCCCCATTCGCGCCGCTCCCGTCCGCTCTGGTCCCTGCCCGCTATCTGCCCCGCCAGCGTCTGCTTCTGCATGTTGAAATAGCCACCCATCTGCTTCAGCCGTTTCAACAGCAGATGCGGATGGATCGGACTCCAGTCGGACAGCACGATCACATGCTCGCGCTCACTGCGCACCGGATCGATGCCTGCGGGATCGATGACGATGGGGCCATAATGGCCGACCGCCTCCTGCATTCCCGAATGGCTGTGATACCAGTAGGTCCCCGACTGACGGACCGGAAATTCATAGGTGAAGGTCTCACCCGGCCCGATGCCAGGAAAGCTCACCCCCGGCACCCCGTCCATCTGAAAGGGCAGGATCA
This region of Sphingobium sp. EM0848 genomic DNA includes:
- a CDS encoding HAMP domain-containing sensor histidine kinase; this translates as MIGIAALWISLLLLGGGLALDRVLTNAITRNFDDGMNYVLTAMIASAEIGPDGEVLFNREPADQRFLEPNSGIYYQISGQGHEDWRSRSLWDRALKVNPNHQDDAPHIYDSNQFPGEDLRVMERSIILPGSKTRWMFMVAQAREGLDAQIKTLRSTLFESFALLALGLIVLATLQTIYGLRPLRKVRHEIVRMRAGEKNRVTEPMPAEVLPMVEELNALLAHNERQAEEARTHAGNLAHALKTPLTVIMNAATAQSPDLGDTVIREATTMRRQVDHHLARARAVGRRGAAQSRAEVWPSLDAVERAVQRLYPDVRIDMDGVKDAAVRVERQDLDEMLGNLVENAAKYGGGSVFATVGRKGAMIEILVEDDGMGIAEADRTRIFDRGVRLDSGKPGTGLGLAIVRDVAEIYGGSVGLEESEDLGGVLVRLRLPTA
- a CDS encoding copper resistance system multicopper oxidase — protein: MAFSLPEVDRRGLIRGLGGALAWSHAFPAWARSGTAGLPAALSGEHIALTVGESHFATGGRSAHAVTVNGTLPAPLIRLKEGQNVRLSVTNRLREDTSIHWHGLILPFQMDGVPGVSFPGIGPGETFTYEFPVRQSGTYWYHSHSGMQEAVGHYGPIVIDPAGIDPVRSEREHVIVLSDWSPIHPHLLLKRLKQMGGYFNMQKQTLAGQIAGRDQSGRERREWGAMRMDPTDISDVTGSTYSFLVNGHGTAENWTGLFTPGERVRLRIVNASAMTNFNVRLPGLAMTVVQCDGQHVQPVETDEFQIGIAETYDVVVQPTEPRPYGLIAEAIDRSGLVRATLAPRMGMVADVPAVRDRPLLGMKDMGMDMSGMDMGQGGVLDLSQPANDSMAGHSMKMRDRSVAPQVKMGPGVATLSPMPVDRTADRPTGLEQVDHRVLTYADLRALEPNPDSRAPTRMLDIHLTANMERYMWSFDGVKLSDGAEPIPFRHMERVRVNLINDTMMPHPIHLHGHFFELVTGAGAHAPRKHTVNVLPGGKVSFDLTADALGDWAFHCHMLMHMHAGMMRVVTVRHEEEAA
- a CDS encoding glutathione S-transferase — encoded protein: MTVAELTISSKTYSSWSLRGWLLCRLAGLQVSEKTIALDDPENRAELLLLSPSVLVPRLTHEGASVWDTLAIAEYLHELYPHVGLYPEDRIVRAHCRSVSGEIHSGFINLRSALPMNLKVRHEKFPVFSGAKPDIERIEEIWTECLDAYGGPWLFGERPTVADAMFAPVAQRFLTYAVPLSAKSAAYCNFSNDWNLMREWIDAARKEKDEVEELEVEF
- a CDS encoding polyhydroxyalkanoate depolymerase, which translates into the protein MMMLYSGYQAWNDMLAPARFGAQIALSYRDKIGPMANWAMPRRMFALMDVFQGAKLTHHRPAYAIRPVETGNALAPVREEVVLDMPFGNLLHFAKDDVETAQPKILVVAPMSGHFATLLRNTVQTLLRDHDVYITDWKNARDVPLSAGRFGFDDYVDYIIAFMQELGPGSHLVSVCQPCVPAMAAVSLMSEDKDPATPRSMTLMGGPIDTRAAPTVVNELANEQSLKWFEDNLISMVPMRYAGRGRRVYPGFLQLSAFMSMNMDRHGAAHRELYQLLADGKQVEADKIKTFYEEYFAVLDMTAEFYLETVDKVFQRTLLAKGELTYRGRKVNPGAIRSTALLTVEGEKDDVCAVGQTAAAHALCTSLRPHLKRHHLQPGVGHYGVFSGSKWEKQVYPQVRNMILAMN
- a CDS encoding YbaN family protein, with the protein product MMRHFYLFSGFLSLGLGAIGAFLPLLPTVPFVILAAFCFARSSPAMEARLLEHRHFGPHIRRWRESGAISRRGKKAALAAFAFSAVLALIFSPLPWCLIPIAAALIGGTWIWTRPEA
- the acnA gene encoding aconitate hydratase AcnA — encoded protein: MTAIGQDTLGTRDLLKVGGKDIAYYSLKKAAAKLGDVSRLPFSMKVLLENLLRFEDGVTVTTDDVKAIVDWQNDKGKAEREIQYRPARVLMQDFTGVPCVVDLAAMRDAMTALGADASKINPQVPVHLVIDHSVMVDEFGTPKAFEQNVEIEYQRNMERYDFLKWGSKSLANFYAVPPGTGICHQVNLENIAQAVWSSEGPDGVTVAYPDTCVGTDSHTTMINGLGVLGWGVGGIEAEAAMLGQPVSMLIPEVVGFKLVGELKEGVTATDLVLTCTAMLRQKGVVGRFVEYFGPGLASLSLADRATLANMAPEYGATCGFFGIDDKTLDYMRLTGRTDENIALVEAYAKEQGFWIDPSIEPVFTDTLELDLATVVPSLAGPKRPQDRVALPEVDDVFNADMANVYKKAQQRVPVEGKDFDIGDGDVTIAAITSCTNTSNPGVLVAAGLVAKKANELGLKPKPWVKTSLAPGSQVVTDYLEKAGLQSHLDAVGFNLVGYGCTTCIGNSGPLAEPISKAINENGLVAAAVISGNRNFEGRVSPDVRANFLASPPLVVAYALKGTVVEDFITTPIGTGKDGQDVFLKDIWPTNDEVATTMAGCMDRPMFQARYANVYKGDAHWQAIDVTGSDTYAWRAGSTYVANPPYFEGLTMTPKPVTDIVEAKPLAIFGDSITTDHISPAGSIKATSPAGKWLSEHQVAQADFNSYGARRGHHEVMMRGTFANIRIKNLMLDGVEGGMTRYDGEVMPIYDAAMKHKADGTALVVIGGKEYGTGSSRDWAAKGTNLLGVRAVIVESFERIHRSNLVGMGVLPLQFKDGQNKDTLGLTGDETFTIQNVSGLKPRQDVDVIVKRADGSTFTFTALCRIDTVNELDYFLNGGILQYVLRKLAA
- a CDS encoding glutamine amidotransferase: MKKALIVRHVPREGAAGYLQPIEAAGYEIERIDVASSDFLDADLCTPDLLIMMGGPMGVYEQDIHPWIPHQIEKLAARLEQDLPTLGVCLGSQMIAAALGARVYPGGRMELGFAPVTLNGAGADSPLRHLDGVPVLHWHSDTFDLPAGVDLLASTTSYAHQAFRRGRNLLALQFHAEMGEDPRFEDWLTHFWADLDIARQCGIALRQDHVDHGPGAVAAGRAMIGEWLSGLDV
- a CDS encoding copper resistance protein B; the protein is MKALISAALLLASVSAPALAQDHGQMDHGAMDHSHAGHGESVADGGAPQNAAPTPPGDHAADAFYDAADMARARAAMLKESGGMIFSQLMLDRLEYRLGKGADGYHWEGEGWIGGDINRFAFRTEGEGKIGGGLESAEVQALYSRAIDPWFNLQAGVRHDIRPDPQRSYAVVGIEGLAPYWFNVGAQAFLSNKGDAHLRLEGSYDQRITQRLILQPAAEVNIAAQRVPELGIGSGFSDIELGLRLRYEFAREFAPYVGVNWERKLGETARYARAGGERASAASLVTGVRFWF
- a CDS encoding DUF5818 domain-containing protein gives rise to the protein MMEIGARVDETGRLIRDEAGFLLQRDLGGAYRLVLLRVPVDHVEKRVRVQGFYAGNGIVEVEGVAAA
- a CDS encoding response regulator transcription factor, whose translation is MRLLIVEDEPSLGQQLRNTLEGAGYAVDLADDGEDGHFLGSTENYDAVVLDLGLPTIDGLTVLDRWRKEGRGFPVLVLTARDSWSDKVAGLDAGADDYLAKPFQSEELIARLRALIRRASGNASSELIAGDVRLDTRSGKVTLKGEPVKLTAQEYKLLSYLLHHKGKVVSRTELIEHIYDQDFDRDSNTIEVFVTRIRKKLGADVITTIRGLGYSLDEPGR